cttttttattattataattttattattatttttctgaaatctttacTTTCTAAAGTACACCGCATGAATGGGATTTCAATCACCAGACACTAGGTGCTTCAGAGACATCAAAATGTTGTTCAtcaggaatggaaagaaaagtaaaacaaggaaTTATATCAGAAGGACTCATTTCCCAATTTACCTTAGGCTAGTGTTGTGATTCTACTTAATCCAAATATGCTataagagggaaaaatgaatgTCTACAAcacaatttacaaaaaaaaaaaaaaaaagaaaacaacaaacaaaaccaaaaaagcaaaCCCACCTCAATTTGTtgttcacaaatattttttaaaaatccaccCCTTATGCCAGCATTTTGGCTGACTGTATTCTACTCCTCTGCCATTAATGCTCCCTGCCGTAAGCACAACTCCTAGCTGGGGATTCCAATGCGTTAACAGAGCTAGGATAAGATTCCAGATCTCAGTTGTGCTGGCATGAAGACAGGTCTCTTCAGTGATACAGAAGACAATATCCTAGGGAGACTGGAATTAGTCCTATTCCGCACAACTCAATCCAAGACGTAAGGCATACCAAGAAGAAAGTAATTACTAGCTAGTGGCTACGGATAGGAATGGAACATGGTTCAGCCTAAGCATTTCATGACAAGTGACAGGACGGCTTGAAAAAGGGGGCTTTTTTCCAACAGGATGGAAAGTGtcaagagcaaagaaaaaagggttACCTCTTCAGTTTGGGAGGGGCTGATTCTGGGCATTGGAGATACTTGTGGTGTTTTCAGCTGTGTGCTGTTGCTGTCTGGAACAAGCTCTCTGTGGATTGACTGAATATGGTTTTGGAGTTCACTTTCTGATTCAAATTTAACATTGCAACTAGAACATCGCGTCTTCAGTCCCCCTGCCTTGCTTTTGTTCTCAATGGAACTCAAGTTCTCATTTTGGCCCATGCCTTGTCTGTTACTGCTTGAAGGGATGTTGACACTTGGGCTACCACTTTTACTGAGATTAACACAGCTAGCACACAGACCATATGGCAGACCGTTGATGTCAAGTTTCACTAAATCCTGTTTCGAACGGAATTCCTTCAGGCAGGAAGCACACTTGTACAATTTCTGGAGATGCTGCGCACGCCCCGTGGACTGCACGGCAGAACCATTTCCAGTTTTCTGCATGTGGAACGTGCCGTGAATTTTCAGTTCCAGCGTGGAGGTCACGGTCTGCATGCACACCACGCAGCGGAACCCCGTCAAGGAGTTCCTCAAGTCAGGGTGCATTTGGCAATGCTCTAAAAATTCCTCCTCGCTCTGGAGGGGCATCTTGCAAATCCTGCAGTTTCCAGTGTCCAGGCTCTTACTGTGTGTGACTTTATGCTCAGTAAGAGTCAGAAGAGATGGAAACCGCTCACCGCAGATCGGGCACATGTAATGTTTCACTGGTCCCAAGTGTGTCTGCATGTGTTCTCGGAGCCCATTTTCGGAGAAGAATGTTCGAGAACACACATTACACTTGTAATTCCCTTTGATGAGTTCAGCCTTTTTCTTCACTATGGCACTTTCTCCAGGCCGAATGTTGTGGTCTCGAAGCTGGTGGTTTTGCAGGAGAGTCTCCATGGTGTAAGCTGCTCCACAAATGTCACAGCCGTACATAGGCTCAGATGTGTCCACATCTTCTTCGCTGCCATCGTGGCTGTTATGCGACTCCTGGCTATTTGTCAGCAAGGTCTGGAGCTCCACTTCCTCTTTCTGAACCTGCTCAGCTGCCCCGTTTGTCCCACAGTTTGgagtttttgtttcaaaaacacAATGCTTTTCCCTCAAGTGCTTTTCCAGCAAGATGATAGCATGGAAAGCTTTGCTGCAGAATTTGCAGTTGTACTTCTTGCTGTGCGTAGTAATGTGACACTGCAGCTCCACTTCTGTACCAAAGGACTCACCACAGAAGATGCACTTATGCACTTTGCCTTGGTTCTCCAGGTGGTTGTGTTTAACATGAAGCTGCAGGTCAGTCTCATTGCGGAAATCCCAGTTGCAAGACGTACATCTGTACACCTTCTTTTCATTGCTGTGCTTCACAGCCAAATGTAGCTGGATAGAGACCTTGGAGTCAAAAACCTCTTGGCACAAGGTGCAGCGGAAGAATACAAATGTATGCATGTCCAGCAGGTGTTTCTGCAAGTCATCCACAGAAGTAAACTGCTTGTCACAGCTTTCACAGATGTAGTAGGTTGAGGTGATCATGAAATGAATGGTAACATGCTTCAGCAGGGACTCTTGATTGGGAAATTCCTTGTTGCACTGAGGGCAGGTCAGTTTTGGCAGGACGGTGTCAAGATGTGTTTTCAAATGAGTCTGAAAACCGTCCAAGGAAGTATACTTAGCACCACACTGATTACAAATGTATTCACCTGCAGGACGAGGAGGAGCACCTCCAACTGCCTGCATCATCTTTAAAGAGGTCTGCTCAATGGTTACAGGAGATAAGGGACTCATggctctggatttttttccattatggATGTAATTCAGTGCCAAAGGAATGTTCTTATGGTTCTCCTTGATATGCTTGTTCAGTTTAAGAACACTATTAAATATTGGAGAATTTGTACAGTAAGAACAAGAATACACTTCCACCACTGGATCTTTTGGGGTTCCGAGCACAGGGGAACCAAAACGGGAACTGCTAAGATCACAATGGACTTGTCTAATATGCTCTTCCAGAGAAGAATCTGTAAGAAATCCCATGTAGCAATGGGGACAAAAGAATGCATTACTGTCCTTAGCAGCAGGGTTGGCAAATCCATGAGAACATCGGATATGTTCCTGAAGAGTGTTGAGGTCATTGAACACTTCAGAGCAGAAGTTGCACTGGTACACCATGGCGGGCATGGTAGAAACGATCAGTCCTGGGTCTGGAGCTTCATGGACTTGCTTAAGATGTTCGTTCAGATTGTAGAGAGATGGCAACACCTCCAAACAATACTGACAGATGTGGGCTTGTTCGGGTTTATCTAAATGCATAGTTTTCAGGTGTATCTGCAGGACTGCAAGGCTGGAAAACAACTGCTTGTTGCAATAAATGCAGCTGTAGGTAACTTTTGCCTGTTTACTCGAAGGACCAGTGATATCTGGCACTTGCTGAGCTGCCCGCTTCCTTCCGCGGCCTTTTGGTATAGGGGGAGCCGCTTCCACCATCGTTGAACTATCCACCGAGAGATTGGAGTCGGGAGTGGTGCTGGAGACTGAGGTGTAGCCAACAGTCACCAACGACGGGCTGTTGCTGTGGTTGCATGACTCTGGCTGCTGGTGACTATCCATGTGGCTGTACAGCTCTTCCACGGTGTGAAAGTTCTCAGAGCAAATGCTGCACGAATTCTTCTTCTCACCATTATGGGCCTGCTCCATGTGATTGACCAGAGACGTTTCCTCTACAAAGAGTTCGTGGCAGTAAACGCACTGAAGAGCAGACCGGTCTTCGTTAGGGGAACACTCAGGGTGGCATTCTGCAATGTGCTTCTGAAGATCTTCAGGAAAATCAAAGCCTTCCTCGCACTGACTGCATTTCTGGgtgtctttcattttccagtccTCCATCCGGGAAGCAGACTGAGAGCCATCTTTGTTTCTCTCGTGAACCTGCATGTGACCATGCAGCGAACTGGATGACAGGAATCCGCGTCTACAAATGGCACATTTATATGGCTTGTTGGACGTATGAGTCTTTAAGTGAATTTTAAGGTGATCGCTCCTTGAGAACGCTGCATCACACTCGCTGCAGTGATACTTCTTGTCTCCCGTGTGAAGCTTTATGTGGCGGTCCCTGCTCCGTTTGTGTTTGAAGAGACGACTGCAATATGTGCATTTGAAAGGGAGCTTGTCACTGTGACTTTGCTCGTGGTGCTTTAAGTAGCTGAGGCGGCTGAACGACTTGTCACAGAACTGGCATGGATAGGGTAACCCTGGGCCTCCCTCCTCTTCGCCAAAATCACAACCTTCTCCATGGCTCGGGGAAGTCTGGTCCTTGCTCGAAGGTGATGATGCTGGCCATGAGCAAGTGGGGTCATCCTCAACATCCACtccatctgaaatgaaaaagaaacatgccCACAAGATTAATCCCTACAGCTCAAAGGAGACACCGAATGTACATGAGCAATGCAGACTTGCTACTCCTAAATAGCTAAAACATTAAACTCAGAGTAGGATATTTCTTACACCTGTACCCAACAGCTTCAAgaccacatttatttttatcagactgtaaaacattaaaagttATTAAATAGTTCTGTGCCTATATTacctttttattgcttttttatcATTCTTTCTCAGTTGCAGGATATGTATTATACACTGACACCtttattaaaatgcagattttaatatatttaatgtttcttttgtatCCATTGTAAAATGATTTGCATATTATGTGAGCATCTGAAGAgtcaaaggaaaggagaaaatattacaggaatgatttaaaattaatacagtCAACCCACATGcctaatatttaataaaaaaaatccctctgctttgtcacagtttttttttttttcccttgaagttGATTTTGAACGCAGAAATCTTTTAAAGGCTATTACTGACAGAGACTTGGGTGTTATtcaaaataatatgaaaaattacAGGGGAGGAACAGGACAACAATATAAACAGCAATGTTTTCGCTAATAAAGTGCAACCAGATTTTTCCAATAACTATGCAATTCAGTTACTGAAAGCTGGCAGCTGGATCATTAAATGTTCAAAACTAACAAACTAACAGCCAGGatcaaggaaaatgagaaagtttCACAAGGGTCAGAAgtgaacagcattttttttcttttctaagttcAAGAGGTTGCCCAccacttcttcctttttgcaaaaGCCTCGGCCAGCTGAACTTCCTTAGTCCAGCAGAACCTGTACTGTGAGGTGATCACAGACAAAGCGACTtgagaaaaaatggaaacaggaaaaatgataaATGATTATGGTAAAAGCTGGACAATTTATGAGCaacaaggaaaagacaaaacaggaaTGCTAGCCAGATAATAAACTAAACTAGTTATCCATGATATTACCTCACCTCTAGACAGGGCAagtcataacttttttttaccAGGTGTGCTCTACAATTTTTACACCTTTTGTTTTAAGTGTAAACTATGTTGCTCCAATGATTACACTCATAAGAATGCTTGAAAGACCATTCTAAATCAAATAatccttttattcctttccagGGGCaaggttttgtgcttttttctttttaaaattaaaatcgATTACAGtaatagcacagaaaaagacaggataaacctttttgaaaaacatctttcttcagGTATTCttgcaaaacagtttctttGCAACCTCAGCCTTCAAGAAATTTACTACACTAGCATAAAAGTTGGAGCTGGCCAATATCATATGAACAAATTCCAAGCCTGCTTTCTTTAAGGTAACAAGATTTTACTAGATGATCAACCTCTTGCTTATCCACAGGAAACAGATGAGGATTCATTCCTTTCCTGCATCGAGAAACTGATGAAAACACCATCTCCCTATCAATGCCAGATGGCAACCATCGAACTCTgagaaaacaaccaaacacTATTCCTGGATCCCTGCCCGTTGACACAATGCTTTTCAGCGTAAGTTGAACACTACATGGTTTTTTATCCTCTTGTTTACCTCCTGAAGGGGGGGGTCACAAATTACACACACCTTTCTCACGTACGGACACCCACTCACACCCATGCCCCAGTACATATCTGCACTTACCTATGGATGAATCTACACTactggttttcatttaaataaataaataaataaatacaataaaacaacCAAGCCTAAGCATCGTGTCtttgaactgaaaacaaagtgtttgttgtttttcttttttaagaaaaaaaattaaaattaaaatcctcTCCTCCGGCAAAAGTACTACCATCTACTAAAAGGCTTTGCAGTGTACTGAAGTGAAGTTGCTCGTTGTCATACATGCTAAATGATAGCAGACAGTTGAGTTTTCAAGTTGGTACATTAATGACTGCAATATTCATAGGAGACTTTTGATGTAAATCTGTGTACCGCCCTTTCAAATTGCGGGGTTTGACTCTTAAAATTGGAAATGATCAAAGCAGTGGTAAACCTACTCACAGAAAAAGATGTTaacttttattacatttttaaactttattttaaatgaacatttttcagcCAGGTCTCAAAAGTGGAAAGACGTTCtgtcctttaaaaatcaaatgtatttctgaCATACAAACACTGCCAGCAGATGAGCAGGAATTTATGTCAAAAAactgagcaaagaaaaatagtctGCAACTGCCTAAGCAACATATTTTGTAACCAAATTTAGTATTAAAATGTATATCCTATGCAGAAATGATATATTATTGTATAAATGTTTAGAGGAATATATACTAAGTGTTATAAATAGCGTACTATCACTGACACGGTAGtaaatcactttctttttgtgGCCACTGCCTGCTTGGTTTTACCTATTATACAACTATTCCCTTTGGCTTGTGAACCCCAGCGGGACATCGGGCTGGCGGCGGGGTCGGGATCAAGCACTGAGCGTGACCACAGGAGAAGCAAGGGGAGCCCCTTTTCCCCCATCCAATTCTCCTTGTTTGCTTGGGGTTCTCTCCTTTAGCTTTTGcacaaggtaaaaaaaaaaaaaaaaaaacactggaaggGGAATACAGCTACTACAGCACAAACCTGGTTCTTACTTTCCAACCAGCAAACACAAATGTTTCTGCATGTCAcgctgctgttgttttttttttttttaatcaaaacccATAATAATTCTGCACAGTAATTTTCTTagtgcaaaaaggaaaagagcaaacCACTTAAAGGTCTAATCTAATGtcttttggttgttttgttttgttttgttttgttttgcaaatctGCCCCTTCTGAGCTACCGGAGAACCTCTTCCTTCCCGTCAGGCTCGGGGAACCCCGCACAGGGCAGCGGGGAGAGGACAACAGGATCTTCCTGAGGCCGAGCATGACAGGGCAGCCTGCACACGACAGCGGGGAGGACAACAGGATCTTCCTGAGGCCGAGCACAACGGGGCGGCCTGCATGGCTCTGCGGCTTCCCCCGGGGCACTGCATGGAGGGGGCCCAGCTGGCCGGCTGCCACACTCCGGAAGGGGGGCCTCAGCACGCCATCGCACAAAGGGCTCCCGAAGCGGGGCCTGCAGGCCCCTGCTGCCACGGGAGATGTTTCGCTGCGGGCTGATTTTCCCTGTGCCGACTCCAGCCTGAGCGCTGGGAATGCTGCGTGGGATGGACTCACACCCGGTGAGCTCAGGGGTTGTCTAGGAATGGATCCGGGGACAGAAGTCGTGATGGAAACCCAGACTAAGGGTAGCTGCTGCTGATGCAGCAGGACCTGAACGGTGGCATTGCCCGCCCTACCATCTCCCCATGCTTCCTCATGAAGATGCAGAGCCACAAAACTAAGGTGCAACTGGTCATTTCCCAATGGCAGTCAGCAATCGCCACGTGCTGAGGCCATGCTACGTGTGTTGGCATCTGGTGAGCAGCTACAGGCTCCCCAAGCCACCCCAGGGAGCTGGACTGAAGCTCCCCGCAGGTGAGCAGTGGGCTTGGGGTGCAGACcccactgctgcctgcccaggtgCACCTCACACAGACCCACTTTGTGCTGGAGGTGAAGTTTGACCCGTGGCTGGGATAAGACTTCAAATCCCTTTTTGCCAATCACTCCAATAGGAAATACAAACAGTTCGCTGCTACTCTGCATACATCCATGTGCATATAAATCTGCAGACACCTACCCACTGAGCTATGTCAACATtacaaatactgattttaaatgttataaCGAGTTGCTTTCAAACACTCAGGATGAAATTCAGATGCATGCATGCAAGTCCCCAGCAGTGGCACATGTCTATCTGGGGCAGAAGAGGGTTCCAGGTATGTCACGTAGTGTTTATGGgggtttaaaatatattttctgtattgacttattctttttccttctgtactcACTAAGTGCTACTTACCGTAAATGCCTTTTCTGTGTTATGGCAAGTATTCTGAGTTTCAGTGTGATGCACTTAACATGTCCatgtaaatttttaatttttggaacCAGTCACTTCACACTCGCTGATTCTAAGAAAGCTCTAGCACTCACAACCAAAAATCTTTGCTGGAAATCAGCTACAAGGCCTAAA
The genomic region above belongs to Cygnus atratus isolate AKBS03 ecotype Queensland, Australia chromosome 2, CAtr_DNAZoo_HiC_assembly, whole genome shotgun sequence and contains:
- the ZNF521 gene encoding zinc finger protein 521 isoform X4 — protein: MSRRKQAKPRSLKETQILETTNCMKPWGWRRRKREENETEDQQAGVGHTAAQTDPNCKLEEKAEDGEVLDCKKRPDEGEELEEEVVHSCDSCLQVFESLSDITEHKINQCQLTDGVDVEDDPTCSWPASSPSSKDQTSPSHGEGCDFGEEEGGPGLPYPCQFCDKSFSRLSYLKHHEQSHSDKLPFKCTYCSRLFKHKRSRDRHIKLHTGDKKYHCSECDAAFSRSDHLKIHLKTHTSNKPYKCAICRRGFLSSSSLHGHMQVHERNKDGSQSASRMEDWKMKDTQKCSQCEEGFDFPEDLQKHIAECHPECSPNEDRSALQCVYCHELFVEETSLVNHMEQAHNGEKKNSCSICSENFHTVEELYSHMDSHQQPESCNHSNSPSLVTVGYTSVSSTTPDSNLSVDSSTMVEAAPPIPKGRGRKRAAQQVPDITGPSSKQAKVTYSCIYCNKQLFSSLAVLQIHLKTMHLDKPEQAHICQYCLEVLPSLYNLNEHLKQVHEAPDPGLIVSTMPAMVYQCNFCSEVFNDLNTLQEHIRCSHGFANPAAKDSNAFFCPHCYMGFLTDSSLEEHIRQVHCDLSSSRFGSPVLGTPKDPVVEVYSCSYCTNSPIFNSVLKLNKHIKENHKNIPLALNYIHNGKKSRAMSPLSPVTIEQTSLKMMQAVGGAPPRPAGEYICNQCGAKYTSLDGFQTHLKTHLDTVLPKLTCPQCNKEFPNQESLLKHVTIHFMITSTYYICESCDKQFTSVDDLQKHLLDMHTFVFFRCTLCQEVFDSKVSIQLHLAVKHSNEKKVYRCTSCNWDFRNETDLQLHVKHNHLENQGKVHKCIFCGESFGTEVELQCHITTHSKKYNCKFCSKAFHAIILLEKHLREKHCVFETKTPNCGTNGAAEQVQKEEVELQTLLTNSQESHNSHDGSEEDVDTSEPMYGCDICGAAYTMETLLQNHQLRDHNIRPGESAIVKKKAELIKGNYKCNVCSRTFFSENGLREHMQTHLGPVKHYMCPICGERFPSLLTLTEHKVTHSKSLDTGNCRICKMPLQSEEEFLEHCQMHPDLRNSLTGFRCVVCMQTVTSTLELKIHGTFHMQKTGNGSAVQSTGRAQHLQKLYKCASCLKEFRSKQDLVKLDINGLPYGLCASCVNLSKSGSPSVNIPSSSNRQGMGQNENLSSIENKSKAGGLKTRCSSCNVKFESESELQNHIQSIHRELVPDSNSTQLKTPQVSPMPRISPSQTEEKKTYQCIKCQMVFYNEWDIQVHVANHMIDEGLNHECKLCNQTFDSPAKLQCHLIEHSFEGMGGTFKCPVCFTVFVQANKLQQHIFSAHGQEDKIYDCTQCPQKFFFQTELQNHTMTQHSS
- the ZNF521 gene encoding zinc finger protein 521 isoform X2, with the protein product MSRRKQAKPRSLKETQILETTNCMKPWGWRRRKRVEENETEDQQAGVGHTAAQTDPNCKLEEKAEDGEVLDCKKRPDEGEELEEEVVHSCDSCLQVFESLSDITEHKINQCQLTDGVDVEDDPTCSWPASSPSSKDQTSPSHGEGCDFGEEEGGPGLPYPCQFCDKSFSRLSYLKHHEQSHSDKLPFKCTYCSRLFKHKRSRDRHIKLHTGDKKYHCSECDAAFSRSDHLKIHLKTHTSNKPYKCAICRRGFLSSSSLHGHMQVHERNKDGSQSASRMEDWKMKDTQKCSQCEEGFDFPEDLQKHIAECHPECSPNEDRSALQCVYCHELFVEETSLVNHMEQAHNGEKKNSCSICSENFHTVEELYSHMDSHQQPESCNHSNSPSLVTVGYTSVSSTTPDSNLSVDSSTMVEAAPPIPKGRGRKRAAQQVPDITGPSSKQAKVTYSCIYCNKQLFSSLAVLQIHLKTMHLDKPEQAHICQYCLEVLPSLYNLNEHLKQVHEAPDPGLIVSTMPAMVYQCNFCSEVFNDLNTLQEHIRCSHGFANPAAKDSNAFFCPHCYMGFLTDSSLEEHIRQVHCDLSSSRFGSPVLGTPKDPVVEVYSCSYCTNSPIFNSVLKLNKHIKENHKNIPLALNYIHNGKKSRAMSPLSPVTIEQTSLKMMQAVGGAPPRPAGEYICNQCGAKYTSLDGFQTHLKTHLDTVLPKLTCPQCNKEFPNQESLLKHVTIHFMITSTYYICESCDKQFTSVDDLQKHLLDMHTFVFFRCTLCQEVFDSKVSIQLHLAVKHSNEKKVYRCTSCNWDFRNETDLQLHVKHNHLENQGKVHKCIFCGESFGTEVELQCHITTHSKKYNCKFCSKAFHAIILLEKHLREKHCVFETKTPNCGTNGAAEQVQKEEVELQTLLTNSQESHNSHDGSEEDVDTSEPMYGCDICGAAYTMETLLQNHQLRDHNIRPGESAIVKKKAELIKGNYKCNVCSRTFFSENGLREHMQTHLGPVKHYMCPICGERFPSLLTLTEHKVTHSKSLDTGNCRICKMPLQSEEEFLEHCQMHPDLRNSLTGFRCVVCMQTVTSTLELKIHGTFHMQKTGNGSAVQSTGRAQHLQKLYKCASCLKEFRSKQDLVKLDINGLPYGLCASCVNLSKSGSPSVNIPSSSNRQGMGQNENLSSIENKSKAGGLKTRCSSCNVKFESESELQNHIQSIHRELVPDSNSTQLKTPQVSPMPRISPSQTEEKKTYQCIKCQMVFYNEWDIQVHVANHMIDEGLNHECKLCNQTFDSPAKLQCHLIEHSFEGMGGTFKCPVCFTVFVQANKLQQHIFSAHGQEDKIYDCTQCPQKFFFQTELQNHTMTQHSS
- the ZNF521 gene encoding zinc finger protein 521 isoform X6, with translation MISSVITYRASPCGLGAPSGAILMALGALLPFSIIMWTTGATAQSKTLQLFAFRMSRRKQAKPRSLKDPNCKLEEKAEDGEVLDCKKRPDEGEELEEEVVHSCDSCLQVFESLSDITEHKINQCQLTDGVDVEDDPTCSWPASSPSSKDQTSPSHGEGCDFGEEEGGPGLPYPCQFCDKSFSRLSYLKHHEQSHSDKLPFKCTYCSRLFKHKRSRDRHIKLHTGDKKYHCSECDAAFSRSDHLKIHLKTHTSNKPYKCAICRRGFLSSSSLHGHMQVHERNKDGSQSASRMEDWKMKDTQKCSQCEEGFDFPEDLQKHIAECHPECSPNEDRSALQCVYCHELFVEETSLVNHMEQAHNGEKKNSCSICSENFHTVEELYSHMDSHQQPESCNHSNSPSLVTVGYTSVSSTTPDSNLSVDSSTMVEAAPPIPKGRGRKRAAQQVPDITGPSSKQAKVTYSCIYCNKQLFSSLAVLQIHLKTMHLDKPEQAHICQYCLEVLPSLYNLNEHLKQVHEAPDPGLIVSTMPAMVYQCNFCSEVFNDLNTLQEHIRCSHGFANPAAKDSNAFFCPHCYMGFLTDSSLEEHIRQVHCDLSSSRFGSPVLGTPKDPVVEVYSCSYCTNSPIFNSVLKLNKHIKENHKNIPLALNYIHNGKKSRAMSPLSPVTIEQTSLKMMQAVGGAPPRPAGEYICNQCGAKYTSLDGFQTHLKTHLDTVLPKLTCPQCNKEFPNQESLLKHVTIHFMITSTYYICESCDKQFTSVDDLQKHLLDMHTFVFFRCTLCQEVFDSKVSIQLHLAVKHSNEKKVYRCTSCNWDFRNETDLQLHVKHNHLENQGKVHKCIFCGESFGTEVELQCHITTHSKKYNCKFCSKAFHAIILLEKHLREKHCVFETKTPNCGTNGAAEQVQKEEVELQTLLTNSQESHNSHDGSEEDVDTSEPMYGCDICGAAYTMETLLQNHQLRDHNIRPGESAIVKKKAELIKGNYKCNVCSRTFFSENGLREHMQTHLGPVKHYMCPICGERFPSLLTLTEHKVTHSKSLDTGNCRICKMPLQSEEEFLEHCQMHPDLRNSLTGFRCVVCMQTVTSTLELKIHGTFHMQKTGNGSAVQSTGRAQHLQKLYKCASCLKEFRSKQDLVKLDINGLPYGLCASCVNLSKSGSPSVNIPSSSNRQGMGQNENLSSIENKSKAGGLKTRCSSCNVKFESESELQNHIQSIHRELVPDSNSTQLKTPQVSPMPRISPSQTEEKKTYQCIKCQMVFYNEWDIQVHVANHMIDEGLNHECKLCNQTFDSPAKLQCHLIEHSFEGMGGTFKCPVCFTVFVQANKLQQHIFSAHGQEDKIYDCTQCPQKFFFQTELQNHTMTQHSS
- the ZNF521 gene encoding zinc finger protein 521 isoform X3 produces the protein MISSVITYRASPCGLGAPSGAILMALGALLPFSIIMWTTGATAQSKTLQFLIGLKLKQLQLFAFRMSRRKQAKPRSLKETQILETTNCMKPWGWRRRKRVEENETEDQQAGVGHTAAQTDPNCKLEEKAEDGEVLDCKKRPDEGEELEEEVVHSCDSCLQVFESLSDITEHKINQCQLTDGVDVEDDPTCSWPASSPSSKDQTSPSHGEGCDFGEEEGGPGLPYPCQFCDKSFSRLSYLKHHEQSHSDKLPFKCTYCSRLFKHKRSRDRHIKLHTGDKKYHCSECDAAFSRSDHLKIHLKTHTSNKPYKCAICRRGFLSSSSLHGHMQVHERNKDGSQSASRMEDWKMKDTQKCSQCEEGFDFPEDLQKHIAECHPECSPNEDRSALQCVYCHELFVEETSLVNHMEQAHNGEKKNSCSICSENFHTVEELYSHMDSHQQPESCNHSNSPSLVTVGYTSVSSTTPDSNLSVDSSTMVEAAPPIPKGRGRKRAAQQVPDITGPSSKQAKVTYSCIYCNKQLFSSLAVLQIHLKTMHLDKPEQAHICQYCLEVLPSLYNLNEHLKQVHEAPDPGLIVSTMPAMVYQCNFCSEVFNDLNTLQEHIRCSHGFANPAAKDSNAFFCPHCYMGFLTDSSLEEHIRQVHCDLSSSRFGSPVLGTPKDPVVEVYSCSYCTNSPIFNSVLKLNKHIKENHKNIPLALNYIHNGKKSRAMSPLSPVTIEQTSLKMMQAVGGAPPRPAGEYICNQCGAKYTSLDGFQTHLKTHLDTVLPKLTCPQCNKEFPNQESLLKHVTIHFMITSTYYICESCDKQFTSVDDLQKHLLDMHTFVFFRCTLCQEVFDSKVSIQLHLAVKHSNEKKVYRCTSCNWDFRNETDLQLHVKHNHLENQGKVHKCIFCGESFGTEVELQCHITTHSKKYNCKFCSKAFHAIILLEKHLREKHCVFETKTPNCGTNGAAEQVQKEEVELQTLLTNSQESHNSHDGSEEDVDTSEPMYGCDICGAAYTMETLLQNHQLRDHNIRPGESAIVKKKAELIKGNYKCNVCSRTFFSENGLREHMQTHLGPVKHYMCPICGERFPSLLTLTEHKVTHSKSLDTGNCRICKMPLQSEEEFLEHCQMHPDLRNSLTGFRCVVCMQTVTSTLELKIHGTFHMQKTGNGSAVQSTGRAQHLQKLYKCASCLKEFRSKQDLVKLDINGLPYGLCASCVNLSKSGSPSVNIPSSSNRQGMGQNENLSSIENKSKAGGLKTRCSSCNVKFESESELQNHIQSIHRELVPDSNSTQLKTPQVSPMPRISPSQTEEKKTYQCIKCQMVFYNEWDIQVHVANHMIDEGLNHECKLCNQTFDSPAKLQCHLIEHSFEGMGGTFKCPVCFTVFVQANKLQQHIFSAHGQEDKIYDCTQCPQKFFFQTELQNHTMTQHSS
- the ZNF521 gene encoding zinc finger protein 521 isoform X8, with translation MKPWGWRRRKRVEENETEDQQAGVGHTAAQTDPNCKLEEKAEDGEVLDCKKRPDEGEELEEEVVHSCDSCLQVFESLSDITEHKINQCQLTDGVDVEDDPTCSWPASSPSSKDQTSPSHGEGCDFGEEEGGPGLPYPCQFCDKSFSRLSYLKHHEQSHSDKLPFKCTYCSRLFKHKRSRDRHIKLHTGDKKYHCSECDAAFSRSDHLKIHLKTHTSNKPYKCAICRRGFLSSSSLHGHMQVHERNKDGSQSASRMEDWKMKDTQKCSQCEEGFDFPEDLQKHIAECHPECSPNEDRSALQCVYCHELFVEETSLVNHMEQAHNGEKKNSCSICSENFHTVEELYSHMDSHQQPESCNHSNSPSLVTVGYTSVSSTTPDSNLSVDSSTMVEAAPPIPKGRGRKRAAQQVPDITGPSSKQAKVTYSCIYCNKQLFSSLAVLQIHLKTMHLDKPEQAHICQYCLEVLPSLYNLNEHLKQVHEAPDPGLIVSTMPAMVYQCNFCSEVFNDLNTLQEHIRCSHGFANPAAKDSNAFFCPHCYMGFLTDSSLEEHIRQVHCDLSSSRFGSPVLGTPKDPVVEVYSCSYCTNSPIFNSVLKLNKHIKENHKNIPLALNYIHNGKKSRAMSPLSPVTIEQTSLKMMQAVGGAPPRPAGEYICNQCGAKYTSLDGFQTHLKTHLDTVLPKLTCPQCNKEFPNQESLLKHVTIHFMITSTYYICESCDKQFTSVDDLQKHLLDMHTFVFFRCTLCQEVFDSKVSIQLHLAVKHSNEKKVYRCTSCNWDFRNETDLQLHVKHNHLENQGKVHKCIFCGESFGTEVELQCHITTHSKKYNCKFCSKAFHAIILLEKHLREKHCVFETKTPNCGTNGAAEQVQKEEVELQTLLTNSQESHNSHDGSEEDVDTSEPMYGCDICGAAYTMETLLQNHQLRDHNIRPGESAIVKKKAELIKGNYKCNVCSRTFFSENGLREHMQTHLGPVKHYMCPICGERFPSLLTLTEHKVTHSKSLDTGNCRICKMPLQSEEEFLEHCQMHPDLRNSLTGFRCVVCMQTVTSTLELKIHGTFHMQKTGNGSAVQSTGRAQHLQKLYKCASCLKEFRSKQDLVKLDINGLPYGLCASCVNLSKSGSPSVNIPSSSNRQGMGQNENLSSIENKSKAGGLKTRCSSCNVKFESESELQNHIQSIHRELVPDSNSTQLKTPQVSPMPRISPSQTEEKKTYQCIKCQMVFYNEWDIQVHVANHMIDEGLNHECKLCNQTFDSPAKLQCHLIEHSFEGMGGTFKCPVCFTVFVQANKLQQHIFSAHGQEDKIYDCTQCPQKFFFQTELQNHTMTQHSS